From Denitrovibrio acetiphilus DSM 12809, the proteins below share one genomic window:
- a CDS encoding sensor histidine kinase: MSYKLNLRSKILLAYIGYSLLLSSLTVVGVILATQMSETRSQRDRIKVEAEYYLSDYLSSFIAPASNSFNSARSTSPFITYYYGEELLPLWVKNKVLGLQPGTYFRDNDKQKYCILIKRLPDGENFYLLYNVTRQNRGAEALHSLQMTILLTLLPILIFGVTLGLITSHKVIGPVLRLEKFMRKLEPRQKLPDDFEKVFNKDEIGFLAATLKTSVNDMQDSIERETSFARDASHELRTPITTIKNSLELLDEMKPNLTVSTQKVLRRMSRATSNMEHLVKSFLWLSRQNRLHEFKSTSVNVYDLVEEVVQEQNFIIEQKPVVVKVFDEGSVKVNTEPQLMKILIANLIRNAFTYTERGFVEIHIKTTCFQVRDSGRGIKPDGLMMIKDGTRKGHADGFGLGLSIVKKLCANLGWSFYICSEVGKGTQTRICYNLKERCDWCIGLNMKTPEETGEASKLRHA; this comes from the coding sequence TTGAGCTATAAACTGAATCTGAGGAGCAAGATACTGCTGGCATACATAGGGTATAGCCTGCTGCTCAGCTCGCTCACAGTTGTAGGCGTTATCCTTGCCACGCAGATGAGCGAAACTCGTTCACAGAGAGATCGTATTAAGGTTGAAGCAGAGTATTATCTCAGCGATTATCTTTCAAGTTTTATTGCGCCTGCTTCTAATTCTTTTAATTCTGCAAGATCCACCTCACCTTTCATTACCTATTATTATGGAGAGGAGCTTCTTCCGTTGTGGGTAAAGAATAAAGTCCTCGGGCTTCAGCCGGGCACGTATTTTCGTGACAATGACAAGCAGAAATACTGCATACTAATAAAACGTCTACCTGACGGAGAAAATTTCTATCTGCTTTACAATGTGACACGGCAGAATAGGGGGGCAGAAGCACTTCATTCGCTCCAGATGACTATTCTTCTTACTCTTTTGCCTATTCTTATTTTCGGTGTGACTCTGGGGCTTATTACTTCTCATAAAGTTATTGGTCCTGTACTTCGGCTGGAGAAATTTATGAGAAAACTGGAGCCAAGACAGAAGCTCCCTGATGATTTTGAAAAAGTATTTAATAAAGACGAGATAGGTTTTCTCGCGGCAACGTTGAAAACATCAGTAAATGATATGCAGGACTCTATCGAACGGGAGACTTCTTTTGCAAGAGATGCTTCCCATGAGCTTAGAACACCTATTACTACAATAAAAAATTCACTCGAACTGCTTGATGAAATGAAGCCGAATCTGACAGTATCCACTCAGAAAGTTCTCAGAAGAATGTCCCGTGCAACATCTAATATGGAGCATCTTGTCAAATCTTTTCTTTGGTTATCAAGACAGAACAGACTACATGAATTCAAGAGCACTTCAGTAAATGTCTATGACCTTGTGGAAGAAGTAGTACAGGAGCAGAATTTTATAATAGAGCAGAAGCCTGTTGTGGTAAAAGTTTTTGATGAGGGGAGTGTGAAGGTAAACACAGAACCCCAGCTCATGAAAATACTTATCGCAAATCTGATAAGGAACGCCTTTACTTATACAGAGCGGGGATTTGTAGAAATACATATTAAAACCACATGTTTCCAGGTTCGGGACTCCGGGCGGGGAATAAAACCAGATGGGCTGATGATGATCAAAGACGGCACAAGGAAAGGACATGCTGATGGATTCGGGTTGGGACTGTCCATCGTTAAAAAGTTATGCGCAAATCTTGGCTGGTCATTCTATATCTGTTCAGAAGTCGGAAAAGGAACGCAGACTAGAATTTGCTATAACCTCAAAGAGCGTTGTGACTGGTGCATAGGGCTGAATATGAAAACACCGGAAGAGACAGGTGAAGCGAGTAAACTCCGACACGCCTGA
- a CDS encoding molybdopterin-dependent oxidoreductase: MSLKDKLLKSQEVTRRTFLKGASAAGAAAALYGCGGGGGGKTYMEEDDTLEVPEIKGTIIPGGTPHNCGGRCLSKYYVEDGVVKRIVTDERGDKTLENGDDPEYRSCVRCRSRKQWFYRNDRLMYPLKQTGERGDMDGFVRISWDQAFTEIAAKMQDVIGRYGSKGIHSIYSSGDASGWASNSLHRLLGLTGGYTYYYSNYSFPALEHVARFVDGRNNGSPYGNGRQDAKNADYLVLWSFNPNEVVFGTNTNWYLQQIKESGVPVIAVDTRVSKTVATAADEYISIMPGTDAALVMAMMYHIMKEHPDKVDSAFIQKYCYGFFDTGNTTLHADSPSANYDVPDGGSLSAFIMGDENDLLTGSGSILAGLNNKLSIYPDTIGYNVNDDDDLFGKTVGIWGQEAKTPEWAEAITGVPAAKIKELALLYMDNKVTTWIGGGYQRHTESEQAVWMNRIFSVFSKNFGAAGQSSGRNSNNVTASTPGTGMGAGNGVNLESELYYPKRVTSDLKYVHTVQRANMPVFVIPDALDNAGTGKSKWNDGQVKKIHEGFGKIFFVPGGNIMVNQSGDVNYNYDIFTDRSKCEMIVNFDHFMTPSAAIADYILPSTMQGEKPGAVNAWGTGEVCIRLNKVKDIPGEVMSEYDICAGIASKFGLESDYYDGYSTGQEGMDERLEAGWDSANLSAKYGMTYDEWVEKGIASLHSTYNENQYYIHFEDFRNDPVSNPLQTPTGKIEAYCQAMMEDYEARNHFNIDEVTADAGGETVLYGTGEIYSPLANTEGKTTARRFVYPIPMYIPLMEGVHAIDYTDPANEYAHPDPLGTNDKGYTYTLHTWHLMYRSHSTLNNVAYLDECQKQDINGNPAFLDPNRDWSEGAWDDNVYESIWLNPADAKDIGVTQGDRVLISNDRGKMYASVVLTNRVRPKIIHIGQGSWSSKNSDGIDVGGNANTVTTARPSRICKGMTSANDCKVKIEKA, translated from the coding sequence ATGAGTTTAAAAGATAAATTACTTAAATCCCAAGAAGTAACCCGTCGTACCTTCCTTAAGGGTGCGAGTGCAGCCGGAGCTGCAGCGGCGCTTTACGGTTGCGGCGGAGGCGGCGGCGGTAAAACTTACATGGAAGAGGACGACACTCTTGAAGTGCCGGAAATAAAAGGGACAATCATACCCGGTGGTACTCCTCACAACTGTGGTGGACGTTGTCTCAGCAAATACTATGTTGAAGACGGTGTGGTAAAAAGAATTGTAACAGACGAAAGAGGCGATAAGACTCTTGAGAATGGTGACGATCCTGAATACCGCTCATGCGTCAGATGCCGTTCAAGAAAGCAGTGGTTCTACCGTAATGACCGTCTTATGTATCCTCTCAAGCAAACTGGTGAAAGAGGAGATATGGACGGATTCGTAAGAATCTCATGGGATCAGGCTTTCACAGAAATTGCCGCTAAAATGCAGGATGTTATCGGCAGATACGGCAGTAAAGGTATCCATTCCATTTACTCCTCCGGTGATGCTTCCGGCTGGGCAAGCAACTCTCTGCACAGACTTCTTGGTCTTACAGGCGGTTACACATATTACTACTCTAACTACAGCTTCCCTGCTCTTGAGCATGTTGCAAGATTTGTAGATGGTAGAAATAATGGTTCTCCATATGGAAACGGCAGACAGGATGCTAAAAATGCAGATTATCTTGTTCTGTGGAGTTTCAACCCTAACGAAGTAGTATTCGGTACTAACACAAACTGGTACCTTCAGCAGATTAAGGAGAGCGGTGTTCCTGTTATTGCTGTGGACACTCGTGTTTCTAAAACTGTTGCTACAGCAGCGGATGAATATATCAGCATTATGCCTGGTACAGACGCAGCACTTGTAATGGCTATGATGTATCACATTATGAAAGAGCATCCAGATAAAGTGGATTCTGCTTTTATTCAGAAATACTGCTACGGTTTCTTCGATACCGGTAACACTACACTTCATGCAGACAGTCCGTCAGCTAACTATGATGTGCCGGACGGCGGTTCACTTTCTGCTTTTATCATGGGTGATGAAAATGATCTTCTTACAGGTTCAGGTTCTATCCTTGCTGGCTTAAATAACAAATTGTCTATCTACCCTGACACAATAGGTTACAACGTAAACGATGACGATGACCTTTTCGGTAAGACAGTAGGCATCTGGGGACAGGAAGCTAAAACACCTGAGTGGGCAGAAGCGATCACTGGTGTTCCTGCTGCTAAAATCAAAGAACTTGCACTCCTTTACATGGACAATAAAGTCACAACATGGATAGGTGGTGGTTACCAGAGACACACAGAATCTGAGCAAGCTGTATGGATGAACAGAATATTCAGTGTTTTCTCTAAAAACTTTGGTGCGGCCGGTCAGAGTTCAGGACGTAATTCTAACAACGTCACAGCATCAACACCTGGAACAGGTATGGGCGCAGGCAATGGCGTAAACCTTGAAAGCGAACTTTATTACCCAAAAAGAGTAACATCGGATCTGAAATATGTACATACAGTGCAAAGAGCCAACATGCCTGTTTTTGTTATTCCTGATGCACTTGATAATGCGGGAACTGGAAAATCAAAATGGAATGACGGTCAGGTTAAAAAAATTCACGAAGGCTTTGGTAAAATTTTCTTCGTGCCTGGCGGTAACATTATGGTTAACCAGTCCGGTGATGTTAACTATAACTATGACATCTTCACTGACAGATCAAAGTGCGAGATGATTGTAAATTTTGACCACTTTATGACACCTTCAGCAGCAATTGCCGACTATATCCTTCCGTCAACAATGCAGGGTGAAAAACCAGGTGCTGTTAATGCGTGGGGTACAGGTGAAGTTTGTATCAGACTTAATAAAGTTAAAGATATTCCTGGCGAAGTTATGTCTGAATACGATATCTGTGCTGGTATTGCAAGTAAATTCGGGCTTGAGAGTGACTACTATGACGGCTACTCAACAGGGCAGGAAGGTATGGACGAAAGACTTGAAGCAGGATGGGATTCTGCCAATCTTTCTGCTAAGTATGGTATGACTTACGATGAATGGGTAGAGAAAGGTATTGCGTCACTTCACAGCACATACAACGAAAACCAATATTACATTCACTTCGAAGATTTCCGCAATGATCCTGTGAGCAATCCGCTTCAAACACCTACAGGTAAAATAGAAGCTTATTGTCAGGCAATGATGGAAGACTATGAAGCGAGAAATCACTTTAACATTGATGAAGTTACTGCCGATGCCGGTGGAGAAACAGTGCTTTACGGTACAGGAGAAATATATTCTCCACTTGCTAATACAGAAGGTAAAACTACAGCCAGAAGATTTGTTTACCCTATCCCTATGTATATACCTCTTATGGAAGGTGTACATGCTATTGACTATACAGATCCTGCTAATGAGTATGCTCACCCGGATCCACTTGGTACAAACGACAAAGGGTACACATATACTCTTCACACATGGCACCTGATGTATCGTTCACACTCAACGCTGAATAACGTTGCGTATCTGGATGAATGTCAGAAACAAGATATTAACGGTAACCCTGCGTTCCTCGACCCGAACAGAGATTGGTCTGAAGGAGCTTGGGACGATAATGTCTATGAGTCTATATGGCTTAACCCTGCAGATGCTAAAGACATCGGCGTTACTCAGGGGGACAGAGTCCTTATCAGTAACGACAGAGGGAAGATGTATGCATCAGTTGTTTTAACCAACAGAGTACGTCCGAAAATCATTCATATCGGACAAGGGTCATGGTCCAGCAAAAATTCTGATGGCATAGATGTTGGTGGTAATGCAAACACAGTAACCACAGCCCGCCCATCAAGGATTTGTAAAGGTATGACTTCAGCCAATGACTGCAAAGTCAAAATTGAAAAAGCGTAG
- a CDS encoding 4Fe-4S dicluster domain-containing protein — translation MAQMAFYFDQNRCMGCNACTVACKDWNDVQPGQARWRRLSNEESGSFPDVKVFNLVLSCNHCANPACTAACPVGAIYKREEDGIVIVNRDLCQNIKACAVACPYGAPQFGDDDSEPVAEASWAVAHPMQKCTFCWDRQAEGLAPSCVAACPQRALDFGTVAEITAKYPTAVKTVVGMPQSDLDSNGNKLESGDTVPSIYFKPKG, via the coding sequence ATGGCTCAGATGGCATTTTACTTCGATCAAAATAGATGTATGGGATGTAACGCCTGTACAGTAGCTTGTAAAGACTGGAACGATGTTCAGCCCGGTCAGGCTAGATGGAGACGACTCAGCAATGAAGAATCAGGTTCGTTTCCTGATGTGAAAGTGTTCAATCTTGTGCTTTCATGCAACCACTGTGCTAACCCTGCTTGTACAGCAGCTTGTCCGGTTGGCGCTATATATAAAAGAGAAGAAGACGGTATAGTAATCGTAAACCGTGATCTCTGTCAGAATATCAAAGCCTGTGCCGTAGCGTGTCCTTATGGTGCGCCTCAGTTCGGTGATGATGACAGTGAACCGGTAGCCGAAGCTTCATGGGCGGTAGCTCACCCGATGCAGAAATGTACTTTCTGCTGGGACAGACAGGCAGAAGGTCTTGCACCATCCTGTGTAGCTGCATGCCCTCAGCGTGCGCTTGACTTTGGTACAGTAGCTGAAATAACAGCTAAATATCCGACAGCAGTGAAAACTGTAGTTGGTATGCCTCAGTCTGACCTTGATTCTAACGGCAACAAGCTCGAATCAGGCGACACTGTTCCGTCCATTTACTTTAAACCAAAGGGTTAA